One Cellulomonas sp. NS3 genomic region harbors:
- a CDS encoding endo-1,4-beta-xylanase — MRIHTSRSGLRRSLLVLALIPLLLAGGAGTAAATAEVEGGEDTRSSRWGPHDWRLPLRLAAPWDFRIGTAVAGGGHHVDQPYPDPFPNDREYRRILAREFSSVSPENQMKWEFIHPGPDTYNFGPADDIVRFAQRHWQGVRGHTLLWHSQNPEWLEQGDFSPEELRAILKDHIQTVVGRYRGAVYQWDVANEIFDENGAYRSEENIWIRELGPEIVLDAFRWAHEADPRALLFFNDYGVESVNAKSDAYHALIQEMQAQGVPVHGFSVQGHLSLRYGFPTDLRANLQRFDDLGVQTAVTEIDVRMDLPEGGQPTAEQLAQQASHYDQALEACLAVEGCRSFTVWGFTDRYSWVPVFFPTEGAATIMTGDFERKPAYYALRSTLLDAAWGWWHHR; from the coding sequence ATGCGTATCCACACGTCCCGCTCCGGCCTGAGAAGGTCGCTCCTCGTCCTCGCCTTGATCCCCCTCCTGCTCGCCGGTGGCGCCGGCACGGCCGCCGCCACCGCGGAGGTCGAGGGCGGCGAGGACACCCGCTCGTCCCGCTGGGGACCGCACGACTGGCGGCTGCCGCTCCGCCTCGCCGCACCGTGGGACTTCCGGATCGGCACGGCCGTCGCCGGCGGCGGTCACCACGTCGACCAGCCCTACCCCGACCCGTTCCCCAACGACCGCGAGTACCGCCGCATCCTGGCGCGGGAGTTCAGCTCCGTGTCGCCGGAGAACCAGATGAAGTGGGAGTTCATCCACCCGGGACCGGACACCTACAACTTCGGCCCGGCCGACGACATCGTGCGGTTCGCGCAGCGTCACTGGCAGGGCGTGCGCGGCCACACGCTGCTGTGGCACAGCCAGAACCCGGAGTGGCTCGAGCAGGGCGACTTCTCGCCCGAGGAGCTGCGGGCCATCCTCAAGGACCACATCCAGACGGTCGTCGGCCGGTACCGCGGAGCGGTCTACCAGTGGGACGTCGCCAACGAGATCTTCGACGAGAACGGCGCGTACCGTTCCGAGGAGAACATCTGGATCCGCGAGCTCGGCCCGGAGATCGTGCTCGACGCGTTCCGCTGGGCGCACGAGGCGGACCCCCGGGCGCTGCTGTTCTTCAACGACTACGGCGTCGAGAGCGTGAACGCCAAGAGCGACGCGTACCACGCGCTGATCCAGGAGATGCAGGCGCAGGGCGTCCCGGTGCACGGCTTCTCGGTGCAGGGTCACCTCAGCCTGCGCTACGGGTTCCCGACGGACCTGCGGGCCAACCTGCAGCGGTTCGACGACCTGGGGGTCCAGACGGCGGTCACCGAGATCGACGTCCGTATGGACCTGCCGGAGGGCGGGCAGCCGACGGCCGAGCAGCTCGCGCAGCAGGCCTCGCACTACGACCAGGCTCTCGAGGCCTGCCTCGCCGTCGAGGGCTGCCGGTCGTTCACCGTGTGGGGCTTCACCGACAGGTACTCCTGGGTGCCGGTGTTCTTCCCCACCGAGGGCGCCGCGACGATCATGACCGGCGACTTCGAGCGCAAGCCGGCGTACTACGCGCTGCGCAGCACGCTCCTGGACGCGGCGTGGGGGTGGTGGCACCACCGCTGA
- a CDS encoding adenylyl cyclase: MTPLRAPSAAGATAPRTRRRVTTVVALAAALSTGAAAQAAPPERHGSTTDLGPNVVVFDPSMPVSEIQATVDEIHAQQVDNEMGSERYALLFEPGTYGTETEPLQMQVGYYTEVAGLGASPSDVTINGKIEVYNRCLEDGGTSNCLALVNFWRTLGNLTLQIDAAGQDGCRASANFWAVSQAVSMRRVAVTGGNLSLQDYCTAGPQYGSGGYIADSSTEFVVSGSQQQWLTRNSSVTGWSNGVWNQVFSGVEGAPDDAGFPTPPYTTLDTTPVSREKPYLVVDARGRYSVRVPSAQRDTRGVSWADGTAPGRTIPLRDFYVARPSDSARTINSQLARGKHLLLTPGVYSIDRGLTVKRADTVVLGLGHATLTAVGGAVPLTVADVPGVVIAGVSIDAGTVSSPALLRVGSERGYGHHRRGGHHGSHQQAKNPTTLSDVYLRVGGPHVGKAEVALEVNSDHVLIDHAWVWRADHGAEGFSGDTERWNTNTGRNGVVVNGDHVTATGLFVEHFQEYNTIWNGEDGTTVLYQNELPYDPPTQADWQHDDVLGWAGYKVADDVTTHQLYGGGVYVFNQNNPSIRTTNGFEVPETPGVRLHHIMTVNLSAGTIDHVVNGIGEAATSEEGHIGVPVYVNDYPLP, from the coding sequence ATGACACCGCTCCGCGCACCATCCGCCGCCGGCGCCACCGCGCCCCGCACCCGACGACGGGTCACCACCGTCGTCGCCCTGGCCGCCGCCCTGTCGACCGGCGCCGCCGCGCAGGCCGCGCCCCCGGAGCGGCACGGCTCCACCACCGACCTCGGGCCGAACGTCGTCGTGTTCGACCCGAGCATGCCGGTGAGCGAGATCCAGGCGACGGTCGACGAGATCCACGCCCAGCAGGTCGACAACGAGATGGGCTCGGAGCGCTACGCGCTGCTGTTCGAGCCCGGCACGTACGGCACGGAGACCGAGCCGCTGCAGATGCAGGTCGGCTACTACACCGAGGTCGCCGGCCTCGGCGCCTCCCCGTCGGACGTGACGATCAACGGGAAGATCGAGGTCTACAACCGTTGCCTCGAGGACGGCGGCACGAGCAACTGCCTCGCGCTGGTCAACTTCTGGCGCACGCTGGGCAACCTCACGCTGCAGATCGACGCCGCCGGACAGGACGGGTGCCGCGCGTCGGCGAACTTCTGGGCCGTCTCGCAGGCCGTGTCGATGCGCCGCGTCGCCGTGACCGGCGGCAACCTGTCGCTGCAGGACTACTGCACGGCCGGCCCGCAGTACGGCTCGGGCGGCTACATCGCCGACTCGTCGACCGAGTTCGTCGTCAGCGGCTCGCAGCAGCAGTGGCTCACGCGCAACAGCAGCGTGACCGGCTGGTCGAACGGCGTGTGGAACCAGGTGTTCTCCGGCGTCGAGGGTGCGCCCGACGACGCCGGCTTCCCCACCCCGCCGTACACGACGCTCGACACCACGCCCGTGAGCCGGGAGAAGCCGTACCTCGTGGTCGACGCACGCGGGCGGTACAGCGTGCGCGTCCCGTCGGCGCAGCGGGACACCCGCGGGGTCTCGTGGGCCGACGGCACCGCGCCGGGTCGCACGATCCCCCTGCGCGACTTCTACGTGGCCCGGCCGTCCGACTCCGCCCGGACCATCAACAGCCAGCTCGCGCGGGGCAAGCACCTCCTGCTCACGCCGGGCGTCTACTCGATCGACCGCGGACTCACCGTCAAGCGCGCCGACACCGTGGTGCTCGGCCTCGGCCACGCGACCCTCACCGCCGTCGGCGGCGCCGTGCCGCTCACGGTCGCGGACGTGCCCGGCGTCGTCATCGCCGGCGTGTCGATCGACGCCGGCACGGTCAGCTCCCCGGCGCTGCTCCGCGTCGGCAGCGAGCGCGGCTACGGTCACCACCGCCGCGGCGGGCACCACGGAAGCCACCAGCAGGCGAAGAACCCGACGACGCTCAGCGACGTCTACCTGCGCGTCGGCGGCCCGCACGTCGGCAAGGCCGAGGTCGCGCTCGAGGTCAACAGCGACCACGTGCTCATCGACCACGCGTGGGTCTGGCGCGCCGACCACGGCGCGGAGGGCTTCAGCGGCGACACCGAGCGCTGGAACACCAACACCGGCCGCAACGGCGTCGTGGTGAACGGCGACCACGTGACCGCGACGGGGCTCTTCGTCGAGCACTTCCAGGAGTACAACACCATCTGGAACGGCGAGGACGGCACCACGGTGCTGTACCAGAACGAGCTGCCGTACGACCCGCCCACGCAGGCCGACTGGCAGCACGACGACGTGCTGGGCTGGGCCGGGTACAAGGTCGCCGACGACGTCACGACCCACCAGCTGTACGGCGGCGGCGTGTACGTCTTCAACCAGAACAACCCGTCGATCCGCACGACCAACGGGTTCGAGGTCCCCGAGACCCCCGGCGTGCGCCTGCACCACATCATGACCGTCAACCTCAGCGCCGGGACGATCGACCACGTCGTCAACGGCATCGGCGAGGCGGCGACGTCCGAGGAGGGTCACATCGGGGTCCCGGTCTACGTGAACGACTACCCGCTGCCGTAG
- a CDS encoding family 43 glycosylhydrolase has translation MGCTEFNRTYVYTASAVDGTWTKKARLHQCYYDAGLLVDTDDTMYVAYGNGTISVAQLNADGTAQVRAQPVFQTPASVGTLEGARFYKRGGYYYIWLTRPANGQYVLRSTSPFGPYEMRQVLLDLPGPIPGGGVPHQGGLVQTQAGDWWYMAFTDAYPGGRVPTLAPIGWSADGWPTVQTVNGRWGATYPRPNIPTTRTVAPMTGRDTFTGPALGHRWEWNHNPDTSRFSVGNGLRLQTATVTNDLYAARNTLTHRIQGPSSTATIELDHSAMADGDRSGLALLRQSSAWIGVVRANGATRVVMTDGLSMNSSWATTATGVERASAALSGGRVWLRATADIRPGSGRTATFSYSTDGTTFVPLGPGTRVQLWDCNGGTNQQWTVQGDGTIRGVRSGLCLDVDRNLTANSTAVLLWHCTGAAHQVWSRR, from the coding sequence ATCGGCTGCACGGAGTTCAACCGCACGTACGTCTACACGGCGTCGGCGGTCGACGGGACGTGGACCAAGAAGGCGCGGCTCCACCAGTGCTACTACGACGCCGGCCTGCTGGTCGACACCGACGACACGATGTACGTCGCGTACGGCAACGGCACGATCAGCGTCGCGCAGCTCAACGCCGACGGCACCGCGCAGGTGCGGGCGCAGCCCGTCTTCCAGACCCCGGCGAGCGTCGGTACCCTCGAAGGCGCCCGGTTCTACAAGCGCGGCGGCTACTACTACATCTGGCTCACCCGGCCGGCGAACGGCCAGTACGTGCTGCGCTCGACCTCCCCGTTCGGGCCCTACGAGATGCGTCAGGTGCTGCTCGACCTGCCCGGCCCGATCCCCGGCGGCGGGGTGCCGCACCAGGGCGGCCTGGTCCAGACGCAGGCCGGCGACTGGTGGTACATGGCGTTCACCGACGCGTACCCCGGCGGTCGGGTGCCGACGCTCGCGCCGATCGGCTGGAGCGCCGACGGCTGGCCGACCGTGCAGACCGTGAACGGCCGGTGGGGCGCCACGTACCCGCGGCCGAACATCCCCACCACCAGGACGGTCGCCCCGATGACCGGCCGCGACACGTTCACCGGTCCGGCGCTCGGCCACCGGTGGGAGTGGAACCACAACCCCGACACGAGCCGGTTCAGCGTCGGGAACGGGCTGCGGCTGCAGACGGCCACGGTGACGAACGACCTGTACGCCGCGCGCAACACCCTCACGCACCGCATCCAGGGCCCGTCGTCGACGGCGACGATCGAGCTCGACCACTCCGCCATGGCCGACGGTGACCGGTCCGGCCTCGCGCTGCTGCGGCAGTCGTCGGCCTGGATCGGGGTGGTCCGGGCCAACGGCGCCACGCGCGTCGTGATGACCGACGGGCTCTCCATGAACAGCTCGTGGGCGACGACCGCGACCGGGGTCGAGCGCGCGTCGGCCGCCCTCTCCGGCGGGCGGGTGTGGCTGCGCGCGACGGCGGACATCCGGCCCGGCTCCGGGCGCACGGCGACGTTCTCCTACAGCACCGACGGGACGACGTTCGTCCCGCTGGGGCCCGGGACACGGGTGCAGCTCTGGGACTGCAACGGCGGGACGAACCAGCAGTGGACGGTGCAGGGCGACGGGACGATCCGGGGCGTGCGGTCCGGGCTGTGCCTCGACGTCGACCGCAACCTCACGGCGAACAGCACCGCGGTGCTGCTGTGGCACTGCACGGGAGCGGCCCACCAGGTCTGGTCGCGACGGTAG
- a CDS encoding GbsR/MarR family transcriptional regulator: MPGGRLTQQERQQIALGVSGDLPYAEIARRLGRPTSTITREVLRNGGPTAYRADLAHRATERRARQRRQVPPGRSRTPAQAHGRDAAAVREYEETFTTLFMQSGLPRIAAGVLTCLYTTDAGSLTAAQLVERVHVSPASVSKAIALLESQGLVVRQRAEGRRERYVADGDVWYQAMIAAARSNAQIADTARQGVRLLGRDTPAGVRLENMARFMDFVGERIAHAAEQARDLLSAGAAPPADADPLGAGNPEPSPPGDAATAR; the protein is encoded by the coding sequence GTGCCGGGTGGCAGGCTCACGCAGCAGGAACGCCAGCAGATCGCTCTTGGCGTGTCCGGCGACCTCCCCTACGCGGAGATCGCGCGCCGGCTGGGTCGTCCGACCTCCACCATCACGCGCGAGGTCCTGCGCAACGGGGGGCCGACCGCCTACCGCGCCGACCTCGCCCACCGCGCCACCGAACGCCGCGCCCGACAGCGCCGGCAGGTGCCGCCCGGCCGGTCACGCACGCCCGCGCAGGCCCACGGCCGTGACGCGGCAGCCGTGCGCGAGTACGAGGAGACGTTCACCACGCTGTTCATGCAGTCGGGGCTGCCGCGCATCGCGGCGGGGGTGCTGACCTGCCTCTACACGACTGACGCGGGCAGCCTCACTGCGGCGCAGCTCGTCGAGCGCGTCCACGTCAGCCCGGCGTCGGTCTCCAAGGCGATCGCCCTCCTGGAGAGCCAGGGCCTCGTCGTCCGGCAGCGCGCCGAGGGCCGCCGCGAGCGGTACGTCGCCGACGGGGACGTCTGGTACCAGGCGATGATCGCCGCGGCGCGGTCCAACGCCCAGATCGCCGACACCGCACGGCAGGGCGTCCGCCTCCTCGGGCGGGACACCCCGGCCGGCGTCCGGCTGGAGAACATGGCCCGGTTCATGGACTTCGTCGGCGAGCGCATCGCCCACGCCGCCGAGCAGGCACGGGACCTCCTCTCGGCCGGCGCGGCGCCACCCGCTGACGCCGACCCGCTCGGTGCAGGGAACCCGGAGCCGAGCCCGCCCGGGGACGCCGCCACGGCCAGGTAA
- a CDS encoding DUF4097 family beta strand repeat-containing protein codes for MQTFATPTTLSLTLDVPAGRVTLIATDRADATVQVLPADASKKRDVTAAEQTEVELTDGALRITTPVKHQAIGPSGAVDVTVQLPAGSHVESRDGAELRGVGRLGDVRVTRSYGAITLDEAESVHLAALTGDISVGRLTGPAEISTAKGDIRIAEAERGTLVLSTQLGDVSVGVAAGVTASLDAGTAHGRVRNALTSTGGAPALEIHATTASGDVAAHSV; via the coding sequence ATGCAGACCTTCGCCACCCCGACCACCCTCTCCCTGACCCTCGACGTCCCTGCCGGCCGGGTGACGCTGATCGCCACGGACCGCGCCGACGCCACGGTCCAGGTCCTTCCCGCGGACGCCTCGAAGAAGCGCGACGTGACCGCCGCGGAGCAGACCGAGGTCGAGCTCACCGACGGTGCCCTGCGGATCACGACCCCCGTGAAGCACCAGGCGATCGGCCCGTCCGGCGCCGTCGACGTGACCGTCCAGCTCCCCGCCGGCTCCCACGTCGAGTCGAGGGACGGCGCCGAGCTCCGCGGTGTCGGCCGGCTCGGAGACGTCCGGGTCACCCGCTCATACGGCGCCATCACGCTCGACGAGGCCGAGAGCGTCCACCTCGCGGCCCTGACCGGCGACATCTCGGTCGGCCGCCTCACCGGCCCTGCCGAGATCAGCACCGCGAAGGGCGACATCCGCATCGCGGAGGCCGAGCGCGGCACGCTCGTGCTGAGCACGCAGCTCGGCGACGTGTCGGTCGGTGTCGCCGCGGGGGTCACCGCCTCCCTGGACGCCGGCACCGCGCACGGACGGGTGCGCAACGCGCTCACGAGCACGGGCGGGGCCCCGGCGCTGGAGATCCACGCGACCACCGCCTCCGGGGACGTCGCTGCGCACAGCGTGTGA
- a CDS encoding helix-turn-helix transcriptional regulator yields MLDPRVVPLGEAGLLQSRPDWSGAELAERLAVTDRTVRNDITRLRELGYPVGAVRGPGGRYRLGPGARLPPLLLDDAEAIAVAVGLRRTTATAGFEEPARSALTKLEQVMPDRMRRRLTSIRDASASGPENTDSNVEDPAVDPATLAAVADAIRDHQGLRVHFRDERLELEPYRLVAWQRRWFLVAREPRTGEWAPYRVDWLQLRTPGGRRFAPVPFPEDVTDFTVREVARAGWAVHARVTVDAAADEVLARINPAVGTVEALADGRSVLVTGGDSVEVVAVWIGMLGLDFHVDEPAELVEHLRVLAARYARAVPGTSTPA; encoded by the coding sequence GTGCTCGATCCGCGCGTTGTCCCGCTCGGCGAGGCTGGGCTGCTGCAGTCGCGGCCCGACTGGTCCGGTGCCGAGCTCGCCGAGCGGCTCGCCGTCACCGACCGCACCGTGCGCAACGACATCACGCGGCTCCGCGAGCTGGGGTACCCCGTCGGCGCGGTGCGCGGGCCGGGCGGGCGGTACCGGCTCGGTCCCGGCGCCCGGCTGCCCCCGCTGCTGCTCGACGACGCGGAGGCGATCGCCGTCGCCGTGGGCCTGCGCCGGACGACCGCGACCGCCGGGTTCGAGGAGCCCGCGCGCTCCGCCCTGACGAAGCTCGAGCAGGTGATGCCCGACCGGATGCGCCGTCGGCTGACGTCGATCCGCGACGCGAGCGCGAGCGGGCCGGAGAACACCGACTCCAACGTCGAGGACCCCGCCGTCGACCCCGCGACGCTCGCGGCCGTCGCCGACGCGATCCGCGACCACCAGGGGCTGCGCGTCCACTTCCGCGACGAGCGGCTCGAGCTCGAGCCGTACCGCCTGGTCGCGTGGCAGCGCCGCTGGTTCCTCGTCGCGCGTGAGCCGCGGACGGGGGAGTGGGCGCCCTACCGCGTCGACTGGCTGCAGCTGCGGACGCCCGGCGGGCGACGGTTCGCGCCGGTCCCGTTCCCGGAGGACGTCACCGACTTCACCGTGCGCGAGGTCGCCCGCGCGGGCTGGGCCGTGCACGCCCGCGTCACGGTCGACGCCGCCGCGGACGAGGTCCTGGCGCGCATCAACCCGGCGGTCGGCACGGTCGAGGCGCTCGCGGACGGTCGCAGCGTGCTCGTCACCGGCGGCGACAGCGTCGAGGTCGTCGCGGTCTGGATCGGCATGCTGGGGCTCGACTTCCACGTCGACGAGCCGGCCGAGCTCGTGGAGCACCTCCGCGTGCTCGCGGCCCGCTACGCCCGGGCGGTCCCGGGCACGAGCACGCCGGCGTGA
- a CDS encoding response regulator transcription factor, which produces MIRVLLADDEELVRSAVAALLALEPDLDVVAQAADGPAAVAAALAHRPDVALVDLEMPGLDGVAVAAEITRSLPGCRVVVLTGRGRPAHLRRALESGARGFVTKGTSGATLAGVLRTVHAGERYVDPGLAADALSAPACPLSPRELEVLRLASFDLPPADIARRAHLAPGTVRNYLLAAQAKLNAATRAEAVAVAERFGWL; this is translated from the coding sequence GTGATCCGCGTGCTGCTCGCCGACGACGAGGAGCTCGTCCGCTCCGCCGTCGCCGCGCTCCTCGCGCTCGAGCCCGACCTCGACGTCGTCGCGCAGGCCGCCGACGGTCCGGCCGCGGTCGCCGCCGCGCTCGCGCACCGCCCGGACGTCGCGCTCGTCGACCTGGAGATGCCGGGCCTCGACGGCGTGGCGGTCGCTGCCGAGATCACGCGCTCGCTGCCCGGGTGCCGGGTCGTCGTGCTCACCGGCCGCGGCCGCCCGGCGCACCTGCGCCGCGCGCTCGAGTCAGGCGCGCGGGGCTTCGTCACCAAGGGGACGTCGGGCGCGACGCTCGCGGGCGTGCTGCGCACCGTCCACGCCGGCGAGCGGTACGTCGACCCGGGCCTGGCGGCCGACGCGCTCAGCGCCCCGGCGTGCCCGCTCAGCCCTCGTGAGCTCGAGGTGCTGCGCCTGGCCTCGTTCGACCTGCCTCCCGCTGACATCGCCCGGCGCGCGCACCTGGCACCGGGCACCGTGCGCAACTACCTGCTCGCCGCCCAGGCGAAGCTGAACGCCGCCACCCGCGCGGAGGCGGTCGCGGTCGCGGAGCGCTTCGGCTGGCTCTAG
- a CDS encoding sensor histidine kinase, which translates to MSIVAASPWSAAPRDRRLGRARVLVLVWLATTVCTSLVMPGIGLLEERRPLWVVLGALGIGAFTVASAGAVHGAVTPWTPARTRRAWTLALVGTAVASLALVAPVGPGRWATWAWVGAGVVGVAPLLVTWRWVVVVASVCTAVSVVVAGVVGGSPVHALVVTGAIGLSVAAVNWAPVWMWALLLDADAGRDARARLAAGEERLRFARDVHDLLGHSLTVIALKAELVARLPAGDPGVRDEAGQIQRLATTALAEVRQAVHAYRTVDLHEEVAAVRQVLDSAGVRCTVVGEAADLPPDAAARLAPVLREAVTNVLRHSRATWCRVEVGVDAADERGAATGADGATAVLTVRNDGVDARTADAHSSGLDGAAARLADAGGRLRAERRGDEFLLRASVPVAAAAPVAGGESVTAEGGAP; encoded by the coding sequence GTGAGCATCGTTGCCGCGTCGCCGTGGTCGGCCGCCCCGCGCGACCGCCGGCTGGGCCGTGCGCGGGTGCTCGTCCTGGTCTGGCTCGCGACCACCGTGTGCACGAGTCTCGTCATGCCCGGGATCGGCCTGCTCGAGGAGCGCCGTCCGCTCTGGGTCGTGCTCGGTGCGCTGGGCATCGGGGCGTTCACGGTGGCGTCCGCCGGTGCGGTCCACGGGGCGGTGACCCCGTGGACACCGGCCCGCACGCGCCGCGCGTGGACGCTCGCCCTCGTCGGCACCGCCGTGGCGTCGCTCGCGCTGGTCGCGCCGGTCGGTCCCGGGAGGTGGGCGACGTGGGCGTGGGTCGGCGCAGGGGTCGTCGGCGTCGCGCCGCTCCTCGTGACCTGGCGGTGGGTCGTCGTCGTGGCGTCCGTCTGCACCGCGGTGAGCGTCGTGGTCGCCGGGGTGGTCGGCGGGTCGCCCGTGCACGCGCTCGTCGTGACCGGCGCCATCGGCCTGTCCGTCGCGGCCGTGAACTGGGCACCGGTCTGGATGTGGGCGCTGCTGCTCGATGCCGACGCCGGCCGCGACGCCCGCGCCCGCCTGGCCGCCGGGGAGGAGCGGCTGCGGTTCGCGCGCGACGTGCACGACCTGCTTGGGCACAGCCTCACGGTGATCGCGCTCAAGGCCGAGCTCGTCGCGCGGCTGCCCGCGGGTGACCCGGGCGTCCGGGACGAGGCCGGCCAGATCCAGCGGCTGGCCACGACCGCGCTCGCGGAGGTCCGCCAGGCGGTGCACGCCTACCGCACGGTCGACCTGCACGAGGAGGTCGCGGCCGTGCGCCAGGTGCTCGACTCGGCGGGCGTGCGGTGCACGGTGGTCGGCGAGGCCGCGGACCTGCCTCCCGACGCGGCGGCCCGGCTGGCGCCCGTGCTCCGCGAGGCGGTGACGAACGTGCTCCGGCACAGCCGCGCGACGTGGTGCCGGGTCGAGGTCGGCGTCGACGCCGCGGACGAGCGGGGCGCCGCGACGGGGGCGGACGGCGCGACCGCCGTCCTGACCGTCCGCAACGACGGTGTCGACGCGCGGACGGCCGACGCGCACAGCTCCGGGCTCGACGGGGCGGCGGCCCGCCTGGCCGATGCCGGCGGGCGGCTGCGGGCCGAGAGGCGCGGGGACGAGTTCCTGCTCCGAGCGAGCGTGCCGGTGGCCGCCGCTGCGCCGGTGGCCGGCGGCGAGTCGGTGACGGCGGAGGGCGGGGCTCCGTGA